One window of Rhizobium leguminosarum genomic DNA carries:
- the mutT gene encoding 8-oxo-dGTP diphosphatase MutT, with the protein MSDSGRKILLVAACALIDADGRILLAQRPEGKSLAGLWEFPGGKVEPGETPEETLVRELEEELGINTKIACLAPLTFASHSYETFHLLMPLYICRRYEGIPQGREGQALKWVRPQALRDYPMPPADEPLIPMLQDLL; encoded by the coding sequence ATGAGCGATTCCGGCCGGAAGATATTGCTGGTCGCCGCCTGTGCGCTGATCGATGCCGACGGGCGTATCCTCCTGGCACAGCGCCCCGAGGGAAAGTCGCTTGCCGGCTTGTGGGAGTTCCCCGGCGGCAAGGTCGAGCCCGGCGAGACGCCGGAGGAAACGCTGGTGCGCGAGCTCGAAGAGGAGCTCGGCATCAACACCAAGATCGCCTGCCTGGCGCCGCTGACCTTCGCCAGCCACTCTTACGAGACCTTCCATCTTTTGATGCCGCTTTATATCTGCCGGCGTTATGAGGGCATTCCCCAGGGCCGCGAGGGTCAGGCGCTGAAATGGGTACGTCCGCAAGCGTTGCGCGATTACCCGATGCCGCCGGCCGACGAGCCGTTGATCCCGATGCTGCAGGATTTACTTTAG